A single window of Treponema denticola ATCC 35405 DNA harbors:
- the csrA gene encoding carbon storage regulator CsrA has translation MLILSRKTNQKILIGDDIEITIIDIRGDQVKIGVDAPPSVKVFREEIYQEIQNENRAALVRDTELNLPELHIKKK, from the coding sequence ATGCTCATACTATCCCGTAAAACAAACCAAAAAATACTTATCGGAGATGATATAGAGATTACCATAATCGATATTCGGGGAGATCAGGTAAAAATAGGTGTAGATGCACCGCCTTCGGTCAAGGTTTTCCGTGAAGAAATCTACCAAGAAATTCAAAACGAAAACAGGGCAGCCTTAGTCCGCGATACCGAGCTTAACCTACCTGAACTGCATATTAAAAAGAAATAG
- a CDS encoding flagellar assembly protein FliW: MEIKTKAMGLVEIQDEQIIELVDGFYGFEEFHKYALLDSGKEPFFWVQSLDDQNLAFIVIDPFLFRPDYELDIDDELLKPIEAESPKDLLVFALVTIPPAGSPITANLQGPLIINKKNKKAFQAVLNDGKWNTKHDILAELNAAGRN; encoded by the coding sequence ATGGAAATTAAGACAAAAGCTATGGGGCTTGTTGAGATTCAGGATGAACAGATAATAGAATTGGTTGACGGATTTTATGGATTTGAAGAATTTCATAAATACGCCTTGTTGGATTCGGGAAAAGAGCCCTTCTTTTGGGTTCAATCCCTTGACGATCAAAATTTAGCCTTTATCGTTATAGATCCCTTCTTGTTCAGGCCCGATTATGAGCTGGATATAGACGACGAATTATTAAAACCGATAGAGGCAGAATCTCCTAAAGACCTTTTGGTTTTTGCCCTTGTTACCATTCCGCCTGCGGGAAGCCCGATTACGGCAAATTTGCAGGGGCCTCTTATCATAAACAAAAAGAATAAAAAGGCTTTTCAGGCTGTCTTAAATGACGGAAAATGGAATACCAAACACGACATTCTTGCAGAGCTGAATGCTGCGGGGAGGAACTGA
- a CDS encoding flagellar hook-associated protein 3 → MMKRISTNIQHTDSNFSMRNQESRLHNLNNQIQSQRRINQLRDDPVSAGHSVRYKSYLARLERFEKNTKTLRDQYMSAETYMNNSLQVVQRLRELSVQGANGTYTPDDLKDMAAEADELLKELVQNGNAVNSDGVRVFSGTKSFTEPFETVMGDVDGAGSALITQVRYNGTVDSKEVETDELSFMRADQAGNRVFWAERQILISETDARNFVIKEDTSIEVDGVEIPLIAGDNVYAIMSKINDSGAAVKASLDPITSGLNLTTTDARQLWLRDAEGSTVLSELGLIKAEQRPPYNLANSVRVSGGSLFDAAIAVRDAFLSGDQEALGGKVLGSLDEGIHNLTTRMAETGSKYSRAEVILARIDTQTLNVTAAESREADLDITKAITDLKMFEHTHQASLSVLGRLYRDSLLNYLR, encoded by the coding sequence ATGATGAAAAGAATTAGTACGAATATTCAGCACACGGACAGCAATTTTTCGATGAGGAATCAGGAGTCGAGACTTCATAATCTAAATAATCAGATTCAGTCCCAACGAAGGATAAACCAACTTAGAGATGACCCCGTTTCTGCAGGACACTCGGTAAGATATAAGTCCTACCTTGCCCGCCTCGAAAGGTTTGAAAAAAACACAAAAACCTTGAGAGATCAATATATGTCGGCCGAAACCTATATGAATAATTCGCTCCAAGTTGTTCAGCGTTTAAGAGAGCTTTCGGTACAGGGAGCAAACGGAACCTATACACCGGACGACTTAAAAGATATGGCAGCCGAGGCCGATGAACTTTTAAAAGAACTTGTCCAAAACGGAAATGCCGTAAACTCGGACGGTGTCAGAGTTTTTTCGGGAACAAAAAGTTTTACCGAGCCCTTTGAAACCGTGATGGGAGATGTGGACGGAGCAGGTTCCGCCCTTATAACTCAGGTCAGATACAACGGCACGGTCGATTCAAAGGAAGTTGAAACCGATGAGCTTTCTTTTATGAGAGCCGATCAGGCCGGGAACAGGGTATTTTGGGCCGAGCGGCAAATTCTTATCTCGGAAACCGATGCCCGAAACTTTGTCATAAAAGAAGACACAAGCATCGAGGTTGACGGGGTTGAGATTCCCTTAATTGCAGGCGACAATGTTTATGCAATTATGTCAAAGATAAACGATTCGGGAGCCGCAGTAAAAGCAAGCCTTGACCCGATAACAAGCGGTTTAAACCTTACGACTACCGATGCCCGCCAGCTTTGGCTGAGAGATGCGGAAGGAAGCACTGTTTTATCCGAATTGGGCTTGATAAAGGCCGAACAAAGACCACCATACAATTTAGCAAATTCGGTACGCGTTTCGGGAGGCTCTCTTTTTGATGCAGCCATTGCCGTCCGCGATGCCTTCCTTTCGGGAGATCAAGAAGCCTTGGGCGGAAAGGTTTTGGGAAGCCTCGATGAGGGCATACATAATCTTACTACAAGAATGGCCGAAACAGGTTCCAAGTATTCGAGAGCCGAAGTTATCTTGGCACGCATTGATACGCAAACCTTAAATGTAACGGCAGCAGAGTCGCGCGAAGCCGACTTGGACATTACAAAGGCGATAACCGACTTAAAGATGTTTGAACATACGCATCAAGCTTCTTTAAGCGTATTGGGAAGACTTTACAGGGATTCGCTTTTAAACTACTTACGATAA